A single genomic interval of Streptomyces graminofaciens harbors:
- a CDS encoding ABC-F family ATP-binding cassette domain-containing protein: protein MAVNLVNVENVSKVYGTRALLDGVSLGVSEGDRIGVVGRNGDGKTTLIRMLAKLEDADTGRVTHSGGIHVGVLTQHDSLDPAATVRHEVIRDLADHEWAGNAKIRDVLTGLFGGLDLPGFPQGLDTVIGPLSGGERRRIALAKLLIEEQDLIVLDEPTNHLDVEGISWLANHLRERRSALVCVTHDRWFLDQVCTRMWDVQKGAVYEYEGGYSDYVFARAERERIAATEEVKRQNLVRKELAWLRRGAPARTSKPRFRVEAANELIKDVPPPRDTSELMKFASSRLGRTVFDLEGVTIQAGPKVLLKHLTWQLGPGDRIGLVGVNGAGKTSLLRAMAEAARSEGERQPVAGRIVTGKTVKLAYLSQEVAELDPTWRVLQAVQQVRDRVDLGKGREMTAGQLCETFGFNKEKQWTPVGDLSGGERRRLQILRLLMDEPNVLFLDEPTNDLDIETLTQLEDLLDGWPGSMVVISHDRFFVERTTDRVFALLGDGTLRMLPRGIDEYIERRHKMEEAAAASSAVAVKPVAENAVSAADARAAKKELQKIERQLDKISEKETKLHDRIAANATDFAKVAELDAELRALAGEREELELRWLELAEDA, encoded by the coding sequence ATGGCCGTCAACCTGGTCAATGTCGAGAACGTCAGCAAGGTGTACGGCACCCGTGCCCTGCTCGACGGCGTCTCCCTCGGCGTCTCCGAAGGGGACCGCATCGGAGTCGTGGGCCGCAACGGCGACGGCAAGACCACCCTCATCCGGATGCTGGCCAAGCTGGAGGACGCCGACACCGGGCGCGTCACCCACTCCGGCGGCATCCACGTCGGCGTGCTCACCCAGCACGACTCCCTGGACCCGGCCGCCACCGTCCGGCACGAGGTCATCCGGGACCTCGCCGACCACGAGTGGGCGGGCAACGCCAAGATCCGCGACGTACTCACCGGGCTTTTCGGCGGCCTCGACCTGCCCGGCTTCCCGCAGGGCCTCGACACCGTCATCGGCCCGCTCTCCGGTGGCGAGCGCCGCCGTATCGCGCTGGCCAAGCTGCTCATCGAGGAGCAGGACCTGATCGTCCTCGACGAGCCGACCAACCACCTCGACGTCGAGGGCATCTCCTGGCTCGCGAACCATCTGCGCGAGCGGCGCTCCGCGCTCGTCTGCGTCACCCACGACCGCTGGTTCCTCGACCAGGTCTGCACCCGTATGTGGGACGTGCAGAAGGGCGCGGTCTACGAGTACGAGGGCGGCTACTCCGACTACGTCTTCGCCCGCGCCGAGCGTGAGCGCATCGCCGCCACGGAGGAGGTCAAGCGGCAGAACCTGGTCAGGAAGGAGCTGGCCTGGCTGCGCCGCGGCGCCCCCGCCCGTACGTCGAAGCCGCGCTTCCGCGTCGAGGCCGCCAACGAGCTGATCAAGGACGTGCCGCCGCCGCGCGACACGAGCGAGCTGATGAAGTTCGCCTCCTCCCGGCTCGGCAGGACCGTCTTCGACCTGGAGGGCGTCACCATCCAGGCCGGACCCAAGGTGCTGCTCAAGCACCTGACCTGGCAGCTCGGCCCCGGCGACCGGATCGGCCTGGTCGGCGTCAACGGCGCCGGCAAGACCTCCCTGCTGCGCGCCATGGCCGAGGCCGCGCGCAGCGAGGGCGAGCGGCAGCCGGTCGCCGGGCGCATCGTCACCGGCAAGACCGTCAAGCTCGCGTACCTCTCCCAGGAGGTCGCCGAGCTCGACCCCACCTGGCGGGTCCTCCAGGCCGTGCAGCAGGTCCGCGACCGCGTCGACCTCGGCAAGGGGCGCGAGATGACCGCCGGGCAGCTCTGCGAGACCTTCGGCTTCAACAAGGAGAAGCAGTGGACGCCGGTCGGCGACCTGTCCGGCGGTGAGCGCCGCCGCCTGCAGATCCTGCGCCTGCTCATGGACGAGCCGAACGTCCTCTTCCTCGACGAGCCCACCAACGACCTCGACATCGAGACCCTCACCCAGTTGGAGGACCTCCTCGACGGCTGGCCCGGGTCGATGGTCGTCATCTCCCACGACCGGTTCTTCGTCGAGCGCACGACCGACCGGGTGTTCGCGCTGCTCGGCGACGGCACGCTGCGGATGCTGCCGCGCGGGATCGACGAGTACATCGAGCGTCGGCACAAGATGGAGGAGGCCGCGGCCGCCTCGTCGGCGGTCGCCGTGAAGCCCGTCGCGGAGAACGCGGTCTCGGCGGCCGACGCCCGGGCCGCGAAGAAGGAACTCCAGAAGATCGAGCGGCAGTTGGACAAGATCTCCGAGAAGGAGACGAAGCTGCACGACCGGATCGCCGCGAACGCGACGGACTTCGCGAAGGTCGCGGAACTGGACGCCGAGCTGCGGGCGTTGGCCGGTGAGCGGGAGGAACTGGAGCTGCGCTGGCTCGAACTGGCCGAGGACGCGTGA
- a CDS encoding ATP-binding protein — MPETAPEPWEYVLLIPHDPRAVTVSRHTLRLILTTHGLAALVDTAELLATELMTNAVLHTKGPAALRLRWTAGALWIGAWDADPEPPEPPGRPTEPTESENGRGLALVRACTEAWGWQPSSRFGHRGKYVWCELLCDLVAA; from the coding sequence ATGCCCGAAACGGCACCCGAACCCTGGGAGTACGTCCTCCTCATCCCCCACGACCCCCGAGCCGTCACCGTCTCCCGCCACACCCTCCGCTTGATCCTGACGACGCACGGCCTGGCCGCCCTCGTGGACACCGCCGAACTGCTGGCGACGGAGCTGATGACCAACGCCGTACTCCACACCAAGGGCCCCGCGGCCCTGCGTCTGCGCTGGACGGCCGGCGCGCTGTGGATCGGCGCGTGGGACGCCGACCCCGAACCACCGGAACCCCCGGGGCGGCCGACGGAGCCGACCGAGTCGGAGAACGGCCGCGGCCTCGCCCTCGTGCGGGCCTGCACCGAGGCGTGGGGCTGGCAGCCGTCGTCCCGGTTCGGGCACCGGGGCAAATACGTGTGGTGCGAACTGCTGTGTGACCTGGTCGCGGCCTGA
- a CDS encoding helix-turn-helix transcriptional regulator codes for MGVRLMVVDDHRLLAEALASALKLRGHRVLAAAAPAAGAAELVITRAPEVCLLGTATPAEPGIFDPVVRIKRERPQVAVLVLGPVPNPRGIAAAFAAGASGYVRQDERIEGVERAIMKARAGEAAVAPQLLQSAFSELLNPAAQPDDEGQRLLQMLTPREVEVLVRVADGEDTRLIAAGMGIAPSTARTHVQRVLMKLGVGSRLEAAALAARTGLLDRAGPPR; via the coding sequence ATGGGAGTGCGGCTCATGGTGGTCGACGACCACCGATTGCTGGCCGAGGCGCTGGCCTCGGCGTTGAAGCTGCGTGGGCACCGCGTGCTCGCCGCGGCGGCGCCCGCCGCGGGCGCGGCGGAGCTGGTGATCACAAGGGCACCCGAGGTGTGCCTGCTCGGCACGGCGACACCCGCCGAGCCGGGAATCTTCGACCCGGTGGTCAGGATCAAGCGGGAGCGGCCACAGGTGGCGGTGCTGGTCCTCGGACCGGTGCCCAACCCGCGCGGCATCGCGGCCGCGTTCGCCGCGGGCGCGTCGGGTTATGTACGGCAGGACGAGCGCATCGAGGGTGTGGAGCGGGCCATCATGAAGGCCCGCGCCGGAGAGGCCGCGGTGGCGCCGCAGCTGCTCCAGAGCGCGTTCAGCGAACTGCTGAACCCGGCGGCCCAGCCGGACGACGAGGGCCAGCGGCTGCTCCAGATGCTGACCCCTCGCGAGGTCGAGGTCCTGGTCCGCGTCGCGGACGGCGAGGACACGAGACTGATCGCGGCGGGCATGGGCATCGCCCCCTCGACGGCCCGCACCCACGTCCAACGGGTCCTGATGAAGCTGGGCGTCGGCTCCCGCCTGGAGGCAGCGGCGCTGGCGGCCCGCACGGGCTTGCTGGACCGGGCGGGCCCACCGCGCTGA
- a CDS encoding DUF397 domain-containing protein: protein MAQALIWQKSTFSGGAEGNACVELAAAPPTLHLRESDTPATVLTTTPAPVAHLLRVIASGRFRPRRG, encoded by the coding sequence GTGGCTCAAGCCTTGATCTGGCAGAAGTCCACCTTCTCCGGTGGCGCCGAAGGCAACGCCTGCGTCGAACTCGCCGCAGCACCCCCCACCCTCCACCTCCGCGAATCCGACACCCCAGCCACCGTCCTCACCACCACCCCGGCCCCCGTCGCCCACCTCCTCCGCGTCATAGCCTCCGGCAGGTTCCGTCCACGTCGAGGGTGA
- a CDS encoding helix-turn-helix domain-containing protein, giving the protein MTRYEEAERFAARLRALRERANYSYEALAQKTGISRSSLHRYCAGSSVPQDYGVAHRIATVCGATPAELRELHRLWALSDAERATSDAQVTPATEEPEPDEPPQEPVTGETRPAAETETDEERPETTEPAPSPEPPAPRRTWLPRGRRLTVVTAVVTVVVLGIVAWGMSMVSSHGKKAEADDDRVLFSAACRPVIGMGQQDECVKETQQLLRRRGATIGVDGMFGPETLRRVTAFQVLAGITVNGVVGDPTKKALYDSKVRLDTWSPEKARKRIREVFTEVPDDAVAIADCQSFLDPLHILPNTNGTRNWGLFQISDTRLRELGGTPRKALDPEWNIQAAKKLWSRDHDFHDWPHCERALHQPSPSPSKS; this is encoded by the coding sequence ATGACCCGCTATGAGGAGGCCGAGCGGTTCGCCGCCCGACTGCGCGCGCTCAGGGAGAGAGCCAACTACAGCTACGAAGCACTCGCACAGAAGACCGGCATCAGCCGGTCCAGCCTGCATCGGTACTGCGCGGGCTCATCGGTCCCGCAGGACTACGGAGTGGCCCACCGCATCGCCACGGTCTGCGGGGCGACCCCCGCGGAACTGCGCGAGCTGCACCGGCTCTGGGCCCTGTCCGACGCGGAACGGGCGACGAGCGACGCCCAGGTCACTCCAGCCACGGAGGAACCGGAGCCCGACGAGCCGCCCCAGGAACCGGTCACCGGGGAAACGCGCCCCGCGGCGGAGACGGAAACCGACGAAGAGCGCCCCGAGACGACCGAACCGGCCCCGTCACCAGAGCCCCCGGCCCCCCGCAGGACGTGGCTGCCGAGGGGCCGTCGGCTCACCGTCGTCACGGCCGTCGTCACCGTCGTCGTCCTCGGGATCGTGGCATGGGGGATGTCCATGGTCTCCTCGCACGGCAAGAAGGCGGAGGCCGACGACGACCGGGTGCTGTTCTCGGCCGCCTGTCGGCCCGTGATCGGCATGGGCCAGCAGGACGAGTGCGTCAAGGAGACCCAACAGCTGCTCCGGCGGCGGGGCGCCACCATCGGCGTGGACGGCATGTTCGGCCCCGAGACACTGCGCCGGGTGACGGCCTTCCAGGTGCTCGCGGGCATCACCGTGAACGGCGTCGTCGGCGACCCCACGAAGAAGGCCCTCTACGACTCCAAGGTCCGCCTCGACACCTGGTCGCCGGAGAAGGCCCGTAAGCGCATCCGCGAGGTGTTCACCGAGGTGCCGGACGACGCCGTCGCCATCGCCGACTGCCAGTCCTTCCTGGACCCGCTGCACATCCTGCCGAACACCAACGGCACCAGGAACTGGGGCCTGTTCCAGATCTCCGACACCCGGCTGCGGGAGCTGGGCGGCACCCCGCGCAAGGCGCTGGACCCCGAGTGGAACATCCAGGCCGCCAAGAAGCTGTGGAGCCGCGACCACGACTTCCACGACTGGCCCCACTGCGAGCGGGCCCTGCACCAGCCGTCGCCGTCACCGTCGAAGTCCTGA
- a CDS encoding peptidoglycan-binding domain-containing protein, which produces MRPSILTRSLVSVTAIIGIAAGGLATASTSFAASESAAAKPAAAAAQDATILATQNFGLTANQAKGVQRWLKLYWGYTGAIDGELGTNSWKAMQRFLAEYHGYTAGIDGDPGDGTKRALQRFLKESWGYTGAIDGDFGSGSKAAFARFANWCVANF; this is translated from the coding sequence ATGCGACCGAGCATCTTGACGAGGTCCCTCGTCAGCGTCACCGCCATCATCGGGATCGCGGCCGGCGGCCTCGCCACCGCGAGCACCAGCTTCGCGGCCTCGGAGAGCGCGGCCGCCAAGCCGGCGGCGGCCGCCGCCCAGGACGCCACCATCCTCGCGACGCAGAACTTCGGTCTGACCGCGAACCAGGCCAAGGGCGTCCAGCGCTGGCTGAAGCTGTACTGGGGCTACACCGGCGCGATCGACGGGGAGCTGGGCACCAACAGCTGGAAGGCCATGCAGCGCTTCCTCGCGGAGTACCACGGCTACACCGCCGGGATCGACGGCGACCCCGGCGACGGCACGAAGAGGGCGCTGCAGCGCTTCCTGAAGGAGAGCTGGGGCTACACCGGCGCGATCGACGGCGACTTCGGCTCGGGCTCCAAGGCCGCGTTCGCGCGGTTCGCCAACTGGTGCGTGGCGAACTTCTAG
- a CDS encoding PQQ-binding-like beta-propeller repeat protein: MTQPPEQPPHGGYGGYGAPQNPPPAQHPQQPYGYPQTPPPQQPQPGYGHSQQGHPQQPGPYGQPAQPGPYAQPGPYTPPPQPGYGYPQGQYAGAPTPPPPAPGGSKSPFTGRTAAVIAASVAALIVAGVTVFAVTRGGDDESKKKPVAEKSDGQDEEKASDDPSTPVNQGDGKGDGADENVDVREYNADRKAGEAKILMYKSAPDAPGAGANAPGMWVTDKVVVKPAYKQLFAYNVVDGDPAWDPIEFTGKICDVTADATADGHVVVAYQHGTGDNAKCNQLQEIDLATGEKGWSIEVEEGGFLDSTYSVALVRTGDTLLVGRSQSATAYDVTTGKKLWDKKEYGQSCYPDGFAGGTRLVVVSSCAVTSDKEHDEVQELDPKTGKAKWTRKIPKGWKVERALSVDPLVLYLTNEEENTWNISALTSDGRTRSQVKIDDSLAETCENYLLERNLVGCPGVTADAGTLYLPTAEKNDANEIVAVDLSTGKEKWRVKSPAGAPLEAIRVEGSQLIAYAQAGNDAGGRVVSVPTTGSGHKATTLLQMPESTAKIESDFYSKAIDYVDGRFYISTTYLSGDDESKEKLMLAYGK, encoded by the coding sequence ATGACTCAGCCACCCGAACAGCCGCCGCACGGGGGCTACGGCGGCTACGGAGCTCCGCAGAACCCACCCCCGGCACAGCATCCACAACAGCCGTACGGCTACCCGCAGACCCCGCCCCCGCAGCAGCCCCAGCCCGGCTACGGCCATTCGCAGCAGGGCCATCCGCAGCAGCCCGGACCCTACGGCCAGCCGGCCCAGCCGGGGCCGTACGCCCAGCCCGGCCCGTACACCCCGCCGCCGCAGCCCGGTTACGGCTACCCGCAGGGCCAGTACGCGGGCGCGCCCACTCCGCCGCCGCCCGCACCCGGTGGCTCCAAGAGCCCCTTCACGGGCCGGACCGCGGCCGTCATCGCAGCGAGCGTGGCCGCGCTGATCGTCGCCGGTGTGACGGTGTTCGCCGTGACCCGTGGCGGTGACGACGAGAGCAAGAAGAAGCCGGTCGCCGAGAAGAGCGACGGTCAGGACGAGGAAAAGGCCTCCGACGATCCCTCCACGCCCGTCAACCAGGGTGACGGCAAGGGCGACGGCGCCGATGAGAACGTCGACGTCCGCGAGTACAACGCGGACCGCAAGGCCGGCGAGGCGAAGATCCTCATGTACAAGAGCGCGCCGGACGCGCCCGGTGCGGGTGCCAACGCCCCCGGCATGTGGGTCACCGACAAGGTCGTGGTGAAGCCGGCGTACAAGCAGCTCTTCGCGTACAACGTCGTCGACGGCGACCCCGCCTGGGACCCGATCGAGTTCACCGGCAAGATCTGCGACGTCACCGCGGACGCCACCGCCGACGGCCATGTCGTCGTCGCCTACCAGCACGGCACCGGGGACAACGCCAAGTGCAACCAGCTCCAGGAGATCGACCTCGCCACGGGGGAGAAGGGCTGGAGCATCGAGGTCGAGGAGGGCGGGTTCCTCGACAGCACCTACAGCGTGGCGCTGGTCCGCACCGGCGACACCCTGCTCGTGGGCCGCTCGCAGTCGGCCACCGCGTACGACGTGACCACCGGCAAGAAGCTGTGGGACAAGAAGGAGTACGGCCAGTCCTGCTACCCCGACGGGTTCGCGGGCGGCACCCGGCTGGTCGTGGTCTCCTCCTGCGCGGTGACCAGCGACAAGGAGCACGACGAGGTCCAGGAGCTGGACCCGAAAACGGGCAAGGCCAAGTGGACGCGGAAGATCCCCAAGGGCTGGAAGGTCGAGCGCGCCCTGTCGGTCGACCCGCTCGTTCTCTACCTCACCAACGAGGAGGAGAACACCTGGAACATCTCCGCGTTGACGAGCGACGGCCGGACCCGCTCGCAGGTCAAGATCGACGACTCGCTCGCCGAGACGTGCGAGAACTATCTCCTGGAGCGCAACCTCGTGGGCTGCCCGGGCGTGACGGCCGATGCCGGCACCCTGTACCTGCCCACCGCGGAGAAGAACGACGCGAACGAGATCGTCGCGGTCGACCTCTCCACCGGCAAGGAGAAGTGGCGGGTCAAGTCCCCGGCCGGCGCTCCGCTGGAGGCGATCCGCGTCGAGGGTTCGCAGCTGATCGCCTACGCGCAGGCGGGGAACGACGCGGGCGGCCGGGTCGTGTCCGTGCCGACGACCGGTTCCGGCCACAAGGCGACGACGCTGCTTCAGATGCCGGAGAGCACCGCGAAGATCGAGAGCGACTTCTACTCGAAGGCGATCGACTACGTGGACGGGCGCTTCTACATCTCCACCACCTACCTGTCGGGCGACGACGAGTCGAAGGAGAAGTTGATGCTGGCCTACGGCAAGTGA
- a CDS encoding helix-turn-helix domain-containing protein, whose product MPPKRHLTARRVRLGSELRKLREATGMKAREAAVLLGADSVQMSQIESGVAGVSAARVRRLAAHYACTDEGLIEALAAMATDRTRGWWEEYRGVLPPVNLDLAEAEHHAAFLREVVITYVPGLLQTPDYARAVFGYMRPELPDSELTPRVEHRMRRRTVIEGDAPTSYEAIVHEFALRIRVADRHVSRAQLRQILDQTDQEHVTVRVIPVDQDGFGGAGASMMYMGGPVPQLDTGLREAATGTAFIDAESQLSTLRTLFRKVEEATLAPTTSRDFIHRLSKEL is encoded by the coding sequence GTGCCGCCTAAGAGGCATCTCACGGCCCGCAGAGTGCGGCTGGGCTCCGAGCTGCGCAAACTGCGTGAGGCGACGGGCATGAAGGCGCGGGAGGCCGCGGTGCTCCTGGGAGCCGACTCGGTCCAGATGAGCCAGATCGAGTCCGGGGTCGCGGGCGTGAGCGCCGCTCGGGTACGGCGCCTCGCCGCTCACTACGCCTGTACGGACGAGGGGTTGATCGAGGCTCTGGCGGCGATGGCGACCGACCGCACGCGGGGCTGGTGGGAGGAGTACCGGGGAGTACTGCCCCCGGTGAACCTGGACCTGGCCGAGGCGGAGCACCATGCGGCGTTCCTGCGCGAGGTCGTCATCACTTACGTTCCCGGACTGCTCCAGACCCCGGACTACGCCCGAGCGGTCTTCGGGTACATGCGCCCGGAGCTTCCCGACAGCGAGCTGACACCCCGGGTGGAACACCGCATGCGGCGGCGCACTGTCATCGAGGGTGACGCCCCCACCTCGTACGAGGCGATCGTCCACGAATTCGCCCTGCGCATCCGCGTGGCCGACCGGCACGTCTCCCGTGCCCAACTCCGGCAGATCCTGGATCAGACCGACCAGGAGCACGTGACCGTACGCGTCATCCCGGTCGACCAGGACGGCTTCGGCGGTGCCGGAGCCTCGATGATGTACATGGGAGGCCCCGTCCCCCAACTCGACACCGGGCTACGGGAAGCCGCCACGGGCACCGCGTTCATCGATGCGGAATCTCAACTGAGCACGCTTCGAACGCTTTTTCGTAAGGTGGAGGAGGCGACGCTGGCCCCCACCACGTCCCGGGACTTCATCCACCGCTTGTCGAAGGAACTGTGA
- a CDS encoding PQQ-binding-like beta-propeller repeat protein translates to MTQPPPPPNQPPGPPPQQPPAQPPAQPPAQEQPPAQGQTPAQAQPPQDAPPPGGFGAPTPPPPGGYGAPTPPPPAQGPGYGYPQAPQAPQAPQPTAPTPPPPAQGPGYGYPQTPPPQQPQPGYGYPGQPGQPGQPGQPGPYGQPAQAPYGQQPGPYGQPPQAPYGQQPYGQQGQQPYGYPQQTVPMQPQVGQVPPGKGKKLNSTAVIITAAVAVIALIVGGGVFYAKSQGKDDDKNNTASSEGTTGGKDDPKGDDGGTSSSGGGSSTGGVEVPTDAQEKVPSSTSGKVLFQVPAHEIKQKGQIDTVKGSWLTDTTYAKAAVNKIIGYEPGTGKTKWTLDLAGQTCAGSREITTEKIAVVVTEEAKRKNKDDRHPCTVVTAFNVETGKEVWSKSAEVSGTKVPFGEVTISSTTVAAAGGFSGGAAFDVNTGKVLWSPKVNGCEDVGYAGGAQLVAVRKCGDYGEEKYEVQLLDPKTGSVKWTYKLPAGIDNAKIISTQPVVFGVDSTDDAYLTGTSDIFSLDDKGKLRTKIALPEKKYEHTCTDRGVWSCKGVVVGSDKVYLPTKEHDGTGTYSTTNEIVSFSLATGKSTGDRVDAGDDYELWPIRMDGPNIIAYKDAPYDKGPQVVSIDAKTLKQTELLETPASETVRRAISAMVPKMSELRYTDGRLFMGTELVAEPFSDDEKTYTALGFGAK, encoded by the coding sequence ATGACCCAGCCGCCGCCCCCGCCGAACCAGCCGCCGGGCCCGCCCCCGCAGCAGCCCCCGGCCCAGCCGCCCGCCCAGCCCCCGGCCCAGGAACAGCCTCCGGCCCAGGGACAGACCCCGGCCCAGGCGCAGCCCCCGCAGGACGCCCCGCCGCCGGGCGGCTTCGGCGCGCCCACCCCGCCGCCGCCCGGCGGCTACGGCGCCCCCACGCCCCCGCCGCCCGCACAGGGCCCGGGCTACGGCTACCCGCAGGCACCGCAGGCACCGCAGGCCCCTCAGCCGACCGCCCCCACGCCCCCGCCCCCGGCGCAGGGCCCCGGCTACGGCTACCCGCAGACCCCGCCCCCGCAGCAGCCCCAGCCCGGCTACGGCTACCCGGGCCAGCCGGGGCAGCCCGGCCAGCCGGGTCAGCCGGGCCCGTACGGGCAGCCCGCGCAGGCCCCCTACGGCCAGCAGCCGGGCCCCTACGGCCAGCCCCCGCAGGCGCCCTACGGGCAGCAGCCGTACGGCCAGCAGGGACAGCAGCCCTACGGCTATCCGCAGCAGACCGTGCCGATGCAGCCGCAGGTCGGGCAGGTCCCGCCCGGCAAGGGCAAGAAGCTGAACTCCACGGCGGTCATCATCACCGCGGCGGTCGCCGTGATCGCGCTGATCGTCGGCGGCGGTGTCTTCTACGCCAAGTCCCAGGGCAAGGACGACGACAAGAACAACACCGCCAGCTCCGAGGGCACGACCGGCGGCAAGGACGACCCCAAGGGCGACGACGGCGGCACGTCCTCGTCCGGCGGCGGCTCGTCGACCGGCGGGGTCGAGGTGCCGACCGACGCGCAGGAGAAGGTGCCGTCCAGCACCAGCGGCAAGGTCCTCTTCCAGGTGCCCGCGCACGAGATCAAGCAAAAGGGCCAGATCGACACGGTCAAGGGCTCCTGGCTCACGGACACCACCTACGCCAAGGCCGCCGTCAACAAGATCATCGGTTACGAGCCGGGCACCGGTAAGACCAAGTGGACGCTGGACCTGGCCGGCCAGACCTGCGCGGGCTCCCGTGAGATCACCACCGAGAAGATCGCGGTGGTGGTGACCGAGGAGGCCAAGCGCAAGAACAAGGACGACCGCCACCCGTGCACGGTGGTCACCGCGTTCAACGTGGAGACCGGCAAGGAGGTGTGGTCGAAGAGCGCCGAGGTGAGCGGTACGAAGGTGCCGTTCGGCGAGGTCACCATCTCCTCGACCACGGTCGCCGCGGCCGGCGGCTTCTCCGGCGGCGCCGCCTTCGACGTCAACACCGGCAAGGTGCTGTGGTCCCCGAAGGTCAACGGGTGCGAGGACGTCGGCTACGCGGGCGGCGCCCAGCTCGTCGCGGTCCGCAAGTGCGGCGACTACGGCGAGGAGAAGTACGAGGTCCAGCTGCTCGACCCGAAGACGGGCAGCGTGAAGTGGACGTACAAGCTGCCCGCGGGCATCGACAACGCCAAGATCATCTCCACCCAGCCGGTGGTCTTCGGTGTGGACTCGACCGACGACGCCTACCTGACCGGTACGAGCGACATCTTCTCCCTCGACGACAAGGGCAAGCTGCGTACGAAGATCGCGCTCCCGGAGAAGAAGTACGAGCACACCTGCACGGACCGGGGCGTGTGGAGCTGCAAGGGCGTCGTCGTCGGCAGCGACAAGGTGTACCTGCCGACCAAGGAGCACGACGGCACCGGCACCTACAGCACCACCAACGAGATCGTCTCCTTCTCGCTGGCCACCGGTAAGTCCACGGGCGACCGTGTCGACGCGGGCGACGACTACGAGCTGTGGCCCATCCGCATGGACGGGCCGAACATCATCGCCTACAAGGACGCCCCGTACGACAAGGGTCCGCAGGTCGTCTCCATCGACGCCAAGACCCTGAAGCAGACCGAGCTGTTGGAGACCCCGGCCTCCGAGACGGTCCGCCGCGCGATCAGCGCCATGGTCCCGAAGATGAGCGAACTGCGTTACACGGACGGGCGGCTCTTCATGGGCACCGAACTCGTCGCCGAACCATTCTCGGACGACGAAAAGACGTACACGGCGCTCGGTTTCGGAGCCAAGTGA